The window CCCTCCGGTAGGCTTGGAGCAAAAGGTCCTGGCTCACGCTAGAGGAGGAGGTTAAAGACCCGTTCCGCCCGTTCATGGTGCTCCGTCTGGGGGTTCTTGAGGGCGGGGTCCAGCTCCTTGAGCACCCGGGCGTAGGCCACCACCAGGGCCCCGGCGAGCTCGGGAAGGAGGTTCCGTACGTCCTCGGCGACCTCGAGGTCCAAAGGCGGCAAGGCCGCCAAGGCGTCCAGCACGGGCTTGAGCTCCAGGGCGGTGTCCATGCGGCGGAACTCCTGCAACGTCTCCTGAAGCCCCTTGGCGATGGGCAGGTCGGGCTCAAAGATGAGGTCGCGCCCGTTGTACTTGGCGTTCCGCTCCGCCACCGCCAGGAGGTCGTAGAGCTTGTTGCGCAGGAAGTCGGAAACCCGCTTGAGGTCGTTCTTGTCCACGTCCAGGCCCGCGGCCTGGCGGAAGAGCCTTTCAAACTCGGCCACCTTCATCAACATGGGCCACCTCCGGGGAACAGGCTAACAATTGCGCCAATCTATGTCAAGTATTCTCAGCAGCTAGATTTTAGCTTTCCTGAATGGGTATCCGCACGGGAGGTTCCTCGGGCCGCTTCTCCCGGGGGATCCGCACCTCCAGCACCCCCTTGGCGAGCCTCGCCTCAATCCCCTCCTTCTTGGCGTCCTTGGGGAGGAGGTAGGCCCGGTAGATCCGGCCGTAGACGATCTCGGCGAGGTGCTTGGCGCGCTTCTCCTCCCGCTTCTCCCCCTCAATGACCAGCTGGTCCCCCTCGAGGCGCACCTCCAGGTTCTCCGGGCCAAGCCCCGGCACCTCCACCCTAAGGAGGTAGTGGTCCTCGTGCTCGGAAAGCTCGGAAAGGGGTTCCAAAACCTCGCCTACGTCCTGGAAAGCCTTCTCCAGGGCTTCCTCCACCGCCTTGCGCACGCGGGAGCGGCCAAAAGGCCAAAGCTTCTCCAACATGGTTCACCTCCCTTCTAGGTAGGGCCTGAGCCTTTCCTCCAGAACCCGCCTGGGGCTCGCGCCCACCCAGGTGGCCACGGGCGCACCCCGGCGGAAGAGGACCAGGGTGGGCACGCTCCGCACCCCGTACCGGGCGGCCAGGCCCGGGTGCTCGTCCACATTCACCTTCACCACCTTGAGCCTGCCGGCGTGGTCTCGGGCGAGCTCCTCCAAGATGGGGCTCACCAGGCGGCAGGGGCCGCACCAGGGGGCGAAGAAGTCCACCAGGGTCAAAGGAGCCCCCGCCACCTCCTGGGCGAAGCCCTTTTCGTCCGCTTCCACCACCCAGGGCAAGGGGGTTTTGCAGGCCCCGCACACCGGCACCTGCCCGGGCGGAGGGGTGCCCAGGCGGTTTTTGGCCCCGCATTTGGGGCAGGTCACCACCATAGGTACCCCCTCCGCTCCAGGAAGCGCCGGGCAAGCTCCGGGAAGCGCATGGCCCGCCTCCCTTATTCCTGCCAGGTCCCCTTCAAAAGCTTCTCCGTCTCCTCCTTGTGCCGGGTTTCCTCGGAGATGATCTCCTGGAGGTCGTTGGCGAGGCCGTAGTCCCCATAGGCCTCGGCCTGCTTCATCCTTTCCACGTAGCGGGCGATGGTCTCCTTCTCCGCCTGGAGCACCGCCTCCAGCATGGCCCGGGGCGTGGCGGCCTCGGGCACGGGGGCGGGCTGCGTGGTGGGCTTCCCGCCCAGGGCGGCGATCTTGTCCGCCAGGAACTGGGCGTGGCGGAGCTCGTCCTGGATCTCCGCCAGGAAGAACTCCTTGAGCTCGCCCCTATGAATGCCCGAGACCGTGGCGGCGTAGGTCACGTACTGGATGATGGCCTGGTACTCGTGGGCCAGATCCTGGTTGAGGCCTTGGATGAGGGTTTCCTTGTCCATGCTCACCTCCCGCAAGCTGGGCTTGCCTTTCCATTTTACCCAAAAGGTTTTTAAAGAACCCGCCCCAGGGAAGCCCGGGGCGGGGCCCGCCTCAGCGAACGTTCCCGGTCTCCAGCTTCCTCGCCCTGAGGTCCAGAAGGCTGTACTCGCCCTCCGAGAGGTCGCCGGGCACCACCACCCAGCTCGCCCCCAGCATCTCGTGCTTCTGGCCCTTACCGGCCACGAGAACCAGGAGGGGGTTGTGGGTCTTGATGAGGTGGGCCACCTCGTGGGAGCCCTGCTCGTTCAGGCCCTTGTGGTAGGGCATGGTGTGGAAGAGGAAGATCTTGGGGTAGTCCTTGAGCTCCCAAAGGGCCTTAAGGCGGTACTCGGCGACCCAGGCGGGGTAGCGCAACGCCTCGTGCTCCTCGGGCTCGCCCTCGTCGGCGATCTCCCCGCCCACGCCCGCCACCAGATAGGGCCCCCGCCAGAAGGTGAAGGTCTCGTGGACGTTGCGCA of the Thermus thermophilus HB8 genome contains:
- a CDS encoding Hsp20/alpha crystallin family protein, whose translation is MLEKLWPFGRSRVRKAVEEALEKAFQDVGEVLEPLSELSEHEDHYLLRVEVPGLGPENLEVRLEGDQLVIEGEKREEKRAKHLAEIVYGRIYRAYLLPKDAKKEGIEARLAKGVLEVRIPREKRPEEPPVRIPIQES
- a CDS encoding metallophosphoesterase family protein, translated to MRRTVRYILATSNPMGDLEALEKFVKLAPDTGADAIALIGNLMPKAAKSRDYAAFFRILSEAHLPTAYVPGPQDAPIWEYLREAANVELVHPEMRNVHETFTFWRGPYLVAGVGGEIADEGEPEEHEALRYPAWVAEYRLKALWELKDYPKIFLFHTMPYHKGLNEQGSHEVAHLIKTHNPLLVLVAGKGQKHEMLGASWVVVPGDLSEGEYSLLDLRARKLETGNVR
- a CDS encoding DUF1931 family protein — its product is MLMKVAEFERLFRQAAGLDVDKNDLKRVSDFLRNKLYDLLAVAERNAKYNGRDLIFEPDLPIAKGLQETLQEFRRMDTALELKPVLDALAALPPLDLEVAEDVRNLLPELAGALVVAYARVLKELDPALKNPQTEHHERAERVFNLLL
- a CDS encoding ferritin-like domain-containing protein, translated to MDKETLIQGLNQDLAHEYQAIIQYVTYAATVSGIHRGELKEFFLAEIQDELRHAQFLADKIAALGGKPTTQPAPVPEAATPRAMLEAVLQAEKETIARYVERMKQAEAYGDYGLANDLQEIISEETRHKEETEKLLKGTWQE
- the trxA gene encoding thioredoxin; this translates as MVVTCPKCGAKNRLGTPPPGQVPVCGACKTPLPWVVEADEKGFAQEVAGAPLTLVDFFAPWCGPCRLVSPILEELARDHAGRLKVVKVNVDEHPGLAARYGVRSVPTLVLFRRGAPVATWVGASPRRVLEERLRPYLEGR